A stretch of the Bdellovibrio sp. 22V genome encodes the following:
- the recG gene encoding ATP-dependent DNA helicase RecG, whose protein sequence is MALRLDTQIQYLKGVGPKLGDLFTRKGLKTLGDLFEFYPRAYEDQRAARNIASLKPDDIVSIKATVVGVHSINMGRSARKMYDVVVRDSSGQIHCKYFRVPYKGYFERFKPHTEVRVVGKVTEYRGRIEFHHPDIRDIEPDEETKDALIPLYTEIEGLATAKIMKMIRAAFAQVEEWPTEALPKWILEKYNLRPRKDALKEIHFPDPAKAAEYAEFKSAAQKRIIFDEFFWLELYLASKKTGFQKEGAPQIQNKGEKLKVLAQSLPFEMTGAQKRVFSEIKADLEKPHPMHRMVQGDVGSGKTLVSFMAAVYAAESGFQSCLMAPTEILAEQHFKNAQKVLSPLGIRLALLVGKTKASEKKQILANLQAGDVDLIIGTHALIEDEVQFANLGLVIIDEQHRFGVEQRGILKNKGKSPHFLVMTATPIPRTLAMTVYGDLDVSIIDEMPAGRSPIQTRATYESKRPQALQFMLEQLQKGRQAYIVYPLVEESEKIDLKDAVSEYEKLKEQFPQVKFGLLHGKMKPDEKDQVMTQFRNQEIQVLVSTTVIEVGVDVPNANIMIIEHAERFGLSQLHQLRGRVGRGEYKSFCILIMGYAVSEEGRQRTEMMEKTSDGFKIAEFDLEMRGPGEFMGTRQSGLSGFKMANLVRDMQILQDARQAAFEVLKKDPKLSYVENQELRAELLREHGPAALAGIA, encoded by the coding sequence ATGGCCCTTCGTCTAGACACGCAAATTCAGTACCTTAAAGGAGTCGGTCCCAAACTGGGAGATCTCTTCACGCGCAAAGGGTTAAAGACTCTAGGGGATTTGTTTGAGTTCTATCCGCGAGCTTACGAAGACCAGAGAGCCGCTCGCAACATTGCCAGTCTCAAACCGGACGATATCGTGAGTATCAAAGCGACTGTTGTCGGTGTTCACAGTATCAATATGGGGCGATCGGCGCGCAAAATGTATGATGTTGTCGTGCGCGACTCATCAGGACAAATTCACTGCAAATATTTTCGTGTCCCGTACAAAGGATATTTTGAACGCTTTAAGCCACACACCGAAGTTCGAGTTGTCGGCAAAGTGACGGAGTATCGCGGTCGCATTGAATTCCATCATCCTGACATTCGAGACATTGAGCCTGACGAAGAAACGAAAGATGCGTTGATTCCGCTTTACACCGAAATTGAGGGGCTCGCGACAGCAAAGATCATGAAGATGATACGTGCCGCCTTCGCGCAAGTCGAGGAATGGCCGACAGAAGCTTTGCCCAAATGGATTCTCGAAAAATACAATCTGCGTCCGCGCAAAGACGCGCTTAAAGAAATTCACTTTCCTGATCCCGCTAAAGCCGCAGAGTACGCGGAGTTCAAAAGTGCTGCGCAGAAAAGAATTATTTTCGATGAATTCTTCTGGCTTGAACTTTATTTGGCGTCCAAAAAAACAGGCTTTCAAAAAGAAGGCGCTCCGCAAATTCAAAACAAAGGCGAAAAACTAAAAGTTCTTGCGCAATCTCTGCCGTTTGAAATGACGGGTGCGCAAAAAAGAGTTTTTTCGGAAATCAAAGCAGACTTGGAAAAGCCGCACCCTATGCATCGCATGGTTCAAGGCGACGTAGGTAGCGGTAAAACTTTGGTGAGTTTTATGGCGGCGGTTTACGCGGCCGAAAGCGGTTTTCAATCCTGCTTGATGGCGCCGACGGAGATCCTCGCTGAACAGCATTTTAAGAACGCGCAAAAAGTTTTATCACCTTTGGGAATCCGTTTGGCATTGCTCGTAGGAAAAACCAAAGCGTCCGAGAAAAAACAAATCCTCGCAAACCTTCAAGCCGGCGACGTAGACCTGATTATTGGAACGCACGCTTTGATTGAAGATGAAGTGCAATTTGCAAATCTGGGGCTTGTTATTATCGACGAGCAACATCGCTTCGGTGTTGAGCAGCGCGGGATTCTAAAAAACAAAGGCAAATCACCACATTTTTTGGTGATGACAGCGACGCCGATTCCAAGAACTTTAGCGATGACCGTGTACGGCGACCTTGATGTTTCCATTATCGATGAAATGCCGGCAGGACGCAGTCCGATTCAAACGCGCGCGACTTATGAAAGTAAAAGACCGCAAGCTTTGCAGTTTATGCTTGAGCAATTGCAAAAAGGGCGGCAGGCGTACATCGTTTATCCTCTTGTGGAAGAGAGTGAAAAGATTGACCTCAAAGACGCTGTTTCCGAATACGAAAAACTCAAAGAACAATTTCCGCAAGTGAAGTTCGGCCTTTTGCACGGGAAAATGAAGCCTGACGAAAAAGATCAGGTCATGACACAATTCCGAAACCAAGAAATTCAAGTTTTGGTTTCTACGACCGTTATCGAAGTCGGCGTTGACGTTCCCAATGCTAACATCATGATTATCGAGCACGCCGAACGCTTCGGTCTTTCGCAATTACATCAATTGCGCGGACGTGTCGGTCGGGGAGAATACAAAAGTTTTTGTATTCTGATTATGGGCTATGCGGTCTCTGAAGAAGGACGTCAGCGTACGGAGATGATGGAAAAAACTTCGGATGGTTTTAAGATCGCCGAGTTCGATCTGGAAATGCGCGGCCCCGGAGAATTCATGGGCACACGCCAATCAGGACTTTCAGGATTTAAGATGGCAAATCTTGTGCGCGACATGCAGATTCTTCAAGATGCTCGCCAAGCCGCCTTTGAAGTTTTAAAGAAAGATCCCAAACTCAGCTACGTCGAAAATCAAGAGTTGCGCGCCGAGCTTTTACGAGAGCATGGTCCCGCGGCACTCGCCGGGATTGCATAA